One window of Anaerotignum faecicola genomic DNA carries:
- a CDS encoding murein hydrolase activator EnvC family protein: MKKFKKFVCAVLVAAVSACAVPTYQADAASISQLQQKRQNLASSTKKAKQEIANIKNKKLSAEQEMEAMDKVLTSIQAELDEATEDLNILTKQLEEAEKALQEATEKRDAQFALLGSRMRFLQQKGSSGYLEILFDAQSFSDLFLRMQYVNDIMGYDKEILEELEETQRTIEKKKKEIEKNKAEQEEVVKLQKEKLAEQQEIVNEKKALVASYQNDLSKYEQMVAANEKADKAVLNQIAKQQQQSKSSGGSSKVYYTGNGSLGWPVPGRTTVSSGFVTRTSPITGRTESHSGLDIPAPYGTAIVAAEAGKVTYSGWMNGYGNTIIIDHGGGLSTLYGHNSSLVARVGQVVSRGQTVAKCGSTGWSTGNHCHFSVLKNGAYVNPRNYL, from the coding sequence ATGAAAAAATTTAAAAAATTCGTCTGTGCTGTCTTGGTTGCGGCAGTTTCGGCGTGCGCCGTTCCAACGTATCAGGCAGATGCAGCTTCGATTTCACAATTACAGCAAAAACGCCAAAATCTGGCATCCAGTACAAAAAAAGCAAAACAGGAAATTGCAAATATCAAAAATAAAAAGCTTTCCGCCGAACAGGAAATGGAAGCAATGGATAAGGTTTTGACCAGCATTCAGGCAGAACTGGATGAAGCAACAGAAGATTTGAATATTCTGACAAAGCAGTTGGAAGAAGCCGAAAAAGCTTTGCAGGAGGCAACGGAAAAACGAGATGCGCAGTTTGCATTACTGGGCAGCCGTATGCGTTTCCTGCAACAGAAGGGCTCCAGCGGCTATCTGGAAATCCTTTTTGATGCACAGAGCTTTTCTGATTTGTTCCTTCGTATGCAATATGTAAACGATATCATGGGCTACGATAAGGAAATTCTGGAGGAACTGGAAGAAACCCAAAGAACGATTGAGAAAAAGAAAAAAGAGATTGAAAAGAATAAGGCTGAGCAGGAAGAGGTTGTTAAGCTGCAAAAAGAAAAGCTTGCCGAGCAGCAGGAAATTGTAAACGAAAAGAAAGCCTTGGTTGCATCCTATCAGAACGATCTCTCGAAATATGAACAGATGGTTGCAGCAAATGAAAAGGCGGATAAAGCCGTTTTGAACCAGATTGCGAAGCAGCAGCAACAGAGCAAGAGCAGCGGCGGCAGCTCTAAGGTATATTATACCGGAAACGGCTCTCTGGGTTGGCCTGTTCCCGGGCGTACCACTGTCAGCAGCGGCTTTGTCACTCGTACCAGCCCGATTACCGGTAGAACAGAATCCCACAGCGGTCTGGATATTCCTGCACCTTATGGTACAGCGATTGTTGCGGCAGAGGCGGGTAAGGTTACATATTCCGGCTGGATGAATGGGTATGGGAATACCATTATCATCGACCATGGTGGTGGATTGAGTACATTGTACGGACACAATTCCTCTCTGGTTGCAAGAGTAGGACAGGTTGTCAGCCGCGGTCAGACCGTAGCAAAATGCGGCAGCACCGGTTGGTCTACTGGGAACCATTGTCATTTCTCCGTATTGAAAAACGGCGCGTATGTAAATCCCAGAAACTACTTATAA
- a CDS encoding insulinase family protein, protein MAEFKQNEIYFGFRLQKIEEINDIHSTAYLFSHEKSGARLLYLKNADHNKVFNVVFKTPPENDCGTPHILEHSVLCGSRKYEAKDPFNELAKGSLNTFLNAMTYADKTMYPVASCNEKDFHNLMDVYLDAVFFPKIYEKKEIFRQEGWRYLLNEEKNTLDVTGVVYNEMKGALSDPESLLSGAISRSIFGKTTYGYESGGLPAAIPDLTYESFLNFHRKYYHPSNAYFYLYGDMEPMACLQHISEDYLDGFEKSDALPVITETECVQKGKLLHETYPAAEEGEEGGSFLAYSIKAGKCTDPERVMALQILSYILLETNASPLKTALLDAGICQETEGWFDSSTYEMVFSIIAKNADVKQADAFIRIIDAEWKRLAAEGLPVDLVKGALRKFDFLLREEDYGSTPKGLIYATRLMKRWLHGEDPCDSLRLLSVIERLKKDEGYFERLLTEVFLHNEEKTYLVFTPEKGKAQKDAQAFAEKMAERRSAMTDADLAEIKEDAEKLEQFQTKADTPEILAQIPLLEISEIDKKPQPAPYNADTAAKFLHVPLESNGILYLKLMFDISAVPQELLPYTGLLTELLGKLDTEKYSFQTLATVKNQIFGDFSLHNNTYNSHAADYRAFVTVKEKLLKEDLDAAIAMTEEILFHTKYDVVESMKKIVKSAKIKGENELLNQSHYFAIFYGGSNLFPALRIEDITSGIRYYRFLCEIDAQLEQDAAPVIAKLKKTADLLFTQRNLEVALGCEESERAVVKTKIDTFRQKLPAKEQKYFVYNFDLKPERAAFANAGGVLYNTTSFDYQKNGLAYHGKYQVLKTIINLEYLWNQVRVQGGAYGCGCQFMRSGFSYFYSYRDPRLTETYDIFKGLAQQIKLFNADKREMTKYILGTINTLDQPKTNMEQLNHAIGRFYKQLTDADFLQERTEILQTTAADIRDCADLLRCVDCENVCSIGKEQKIKENENQFTRIESLI, encoded by the coding sequence ATGGCAGAATTCAAGCAAAATGAGATTTATTTTGGGTTTCGGTTACAGAAAATCGAAGAAATCAACGATATTCACAGCACTGCATATCTTTTTTCTCATGAAAAGAGCGGTGCGCGCTTATTATATCTGAAAAATGCGGATCACAATAAGGTTTTTAATGTGGTATTCAAAACGCCGCCTGAAAATGACTGTGGCACGCCGCATATTCTGGAACATTCCGTGCTTTGCGGTTCGCGAAAGTATGAGGCGAAGGACCCTTTTAATGAACTGGCGAAGGGGTCTCTGAACACCTTCCTCAATGCCATGACCTATGCGGATAAGACGATGTATCCTGTTGCAAGCTGCAATGAAAAGGATTTTCATAATTTGATGGATGTGTATCTGGATGCGGTTTTCTTTCCGAAGATTTATGAGAAAAAAGAGATTTTCCGGCAGGAGGGCTGGCGTTATCTTCTGAATGAAGAGAAAAACACACTAGATGTAACGGGTGTTGTTTATAACGAAATGAAGGGTGCGCTTTCTGATCCGGAAAGCCTGCTGAGTGGTGCAATTTCCCGCTCAATTTTCGGTAAAACCACCTATGGCTATGAATCCGGTGGGCTGCCTGCTGCCATTCCCGATCTGACCTATGAAAGCTTTTTGAATTTCCACCGGAAGTATTATCATCCTTCCAATGCGTATTTCTATCTTTACGGAGATATGGAACCGATGGCATGTTTGCAGCATATCAGTGAGGACTATCTGGATGGCTTTGAAAAAAGTGATGCCTTGCCCGTGATTACAGAAACGGAGTGTGTGCAGAAGGGAAAGCTGCTGCATGAAACCTACCCTGCGGCGGAGGAGGGCGAAGAGGGCGGTTCCTTCCTTGCCTACAGCATAAAGGCGGGCAAATGCACAGACCCTGAGCGTGTGATGGCATTGCAGATTCTTTCCTATATTCTGCTGGAAACGAATGCGTCTCCCTTAAAAACAGCTCTGTTGGATGCAGGCATTTGTCAGGAAACAGAGGGATGGTTTGATTCCTCAACCTATGAAATGGTATTCAGTATCATTGCAAAAAATGCGGATGTGAAACAGGCGGATGCCTTTATCAGAATCATTGATGCAGAATGGAAGCGTTTGGCTGCAGAAGGTCTGCCTGTGGATTTAGTCAAGGGTGCTTTACGAAAATTCGATTTCCTGCTGCGTGAGGAGGATTACGGCTCTACGCCGAAGGGGCTGATTTATGCAACCAGATTGATGAAGCGTTGGCTGCATGGCGAAGACCCCTGTGATAGCCTACGGCTGTTATCTGTGATTGAGCGGCTGAAAAAGGACGAGGGATACTTTGAACGGTTGCTGACAGAGGTTTTTCTGCATAATGAAGAAAAAACGTATCTTGTTTTTACTCCAGAAAAGGGAAAGGCGCAGAAGGATGCGCAGGCCTTTGCAGAAAAGATGGCTGAACGAAGATCTGCTATGACCGACGCTGACCTTGCGGAAATCAAAGAGGATGCTGAAAAACTGGAGCAATTCCAGACGAAGGCAGATACACCTGAAATTCTGGCGCAGATTCCATTACTGGAAATTTCTGAGATTGACAAAAAGCCGCAGCCTGCGCCGTATAATGCGGATACAGCCGCAAAATTTCTGCATGTGCCGCTGGAAAGCAACGGGATTCTGTATCTTAAGCTGATGTTTGATATCTCTGCCGTGCCACAGGAATTGTTACCGTATACAGGGCTTCTGACAGAACTTCTTGGCAAGCTGGATACGGAAAAATATTCCTTCCAGACACTGGCAACCGTGAAAAACCAGATTTTCGGTGATTTTTCTTTGCATAACAATACCTATAATAGCCACGCGGCGGATTATCGCGCTTTTGTGACCGTAAAGGAAAAGCTGCTCAAAGAGGATTTGGATGCTGCGATTGCCATGACAGAGGAAATTCTTTTCCATACAAAATATGATGTAGTAGAAAGTATGAAAAAAATCGTGAAATCCGCGAAAATCAAAGGGGAAAATGAACTGCTGAATCAGTCCCATTATTTTGCAATTTTCTACGGCGGCAGCAATCTCTTTCCGGCACTGCGGATTGAGGATATCACAAGCGGCATCCGCTATTATCGATTCCTCTGCGAGATAGATGCACAGTTGGAGCAGGATGCAGCACCTGTCATTGCGAAGCTGAAAAAAACGGCAGATCTTCTCTTTACACAGCGGAATCTGGAGGTTGCTCTGGGCTGTGAGGAGAGTGAAAGGGCGGTTGTAAAGACAAAAATCGACACCTTCCGTCAGAAATTACCTGCGAAAGAACAAAAGTATTTTGTATACAATTTTGATTTGAAGCCCGAAAGGGCAGCCTTCGCCAATGCAGGCGGCGTGTTATACAACACAACCTCCTTTGATTATCAGAAGAACGGATTGGCATATCATGGGAAGTATCAGGTGTTGAAAACCATCATCAATCTGGAATATCTCTGGAATCAGGTGCGCGTACAAGGCGGCGCGTATGGCTGCGGCTGTCAGTTCATGCGGAGCGGTTTCAGCTATTTTTATTCCTACAGAGACCCCAGACTGACGGAAACCTATGATATTTTCAAGGGACTTGCGCAGCAAATCAAACTTTTTAATGCAGATAAACGGGAAATGACAAAATATATCCTTGGGACAATTAACACGCTGGATCAGCCGAAAACGAACATGGAGCAGTTGAATCATGCCATCGGCAGATTTTATAAACAGTTGACGGATGCGGATTTTCTGCAGGAACGCACTGAAATCCTGCAGACAACCGCTGCGGATATTCGTGACTGTGCAGATTTGCTGCGGTGTGTCGATTGCGAAAACGTATGCAGCATCGGTAAGGAACAGAAAATCAAGGAAAACGAAAATCAGTTTACAAGAATAGAATCTTTAATTTAA
- a CDS encoding NADH peroxidase, protein MKKFVCSVCGYVHVGDSAPAECPVCHVGADKFVEQKDGEMEWAAEHVVGVAQGASEDIMADLRANFEGECTEVGMYLAMARVAHREGYPEIGLYWEKAAFEEAEHAAKFAELLGEVLTDSTKKNLELRIDAENGATAGKFDLAKRAKAANLDAIHDTVHEMARDEARHGKAFLGLYNRYFK, encoded by the coding sequence ATGAAAAAATTTGTATGTTCCGTATGTGGTTATGTTCATGTTGGCGATTCCGCTCCCGCAGAATGTCCTGTTTGCCATGTTGGCGCAGATAAGTTCGTAGAACAGAAGGATGGCGAAATGGAATGGGCTGCTGAACACGTTGTAGGTGTTGCACAGGGCGCAAGCGAAGATATCATGGCTGACCTGAGAGCAAACTTTGAAGGTGAATGTACTGAGGTTGGTATGTATCTGGCAATGGCAAGAGTGGCACACAGAGAAGGCTATCCTGAAATCGGCCTGTACTGGGAAAAGGCTGCTTTTGAAGAAGCTGAACATGCTGCAAAATTTGCAGAGCTGCTGGGTGAAGTTTTAACAGATTCCACAAAGAAGAATCTGGAACTGAGAATTGACGCTGAAAACGGCGCAACAGCAGGTAAATTTGACCTGGCTAAGAGAGCAAAGGCTGCAAATCTGGATGCAATCCATGACACAGTACATGAAATGGCGCGTGACGAAGCAAGACACGGCAAAGCATTCCTGGGTCTGTATAACAGATACTTCAAATAA
- a CDS encoding DUF2156 domain-containing protein, with amino-acid sequence MPRCLECEKNKTIEETKNNATETAELVFKSFALEDKVLIDSYTKPWNLQCSDLSFANLFIWGADGKMEYAEKNNVLYIKLEFKGVPVFLWAPIPKYGVEVDYRKAVYEGIDYMKKRGVEPTYRSVWTVFKDKMLTACPELFSMPTDIAWDYVYTRESLATLKGKKLHGKRNHINKFLSKYPDYEYRRLDKSMIADCITLYDHWMDEKTGEDAQEMVDERRSVELALQNMDALGLTGGTIYIDGKLCAFTIGERLHPQMQLIHIEKGDTEYDGIFPIINQQYVLHECEDVELINREEDMGIEGMRKAKRSYNPVKMIEKYLISTRDLREEKGIWGKEEA; translated from the coding sequence ATGCCAAGATGTTTGGAATGTGAAAAAAATAAGACAATAGAAGAAACAAAAAACAATGCAACAGAAACCGCTGAACTGGTGTTCAAGTCCTTCGCATTAGAGGACAAAGTGCTGATTGATTCCTACACAAAGCCTTGGAATCTACAGTGCTCCGATCTTTCCTTTGCAAATCTCTTTATCTGGGGTGCAGATGGGAAAATGGAATATGCAGAGAAAAATAATGTGCTGTATATCAAGCTGGAATTTAAGGGAGTTCCCGTATTCCTCTGGGCACCTATCCCCAAATACGGCGTAGAAGTAGATTATCGCAAGGCAGTTTACGAGGGAATTGATTATATGAAAAAGCGCGGCGTGGAGCCGACCTATCGATCCGTCTGGACTGTGTTTAAGGATAAAATGCTGACGGCATGCCCTGAATTATTCTCCATGCCAACCGATATTGCATGGGATTATGTATATACCAGAGAAAGCCTCGCAACATTGAAAGGGAAAAAGCTGCACGGCAAACGAAATCATATCAATAAATTTCTGTCGAAATATCCCGATTATGAATACAGAAGGCTTGACAAAAGCATGATTGCAGACTGCATCACACTATATGATCACTGGATGGATGAGAAAACAGGTGAGGATGCACAGGAAATGGTGGACGAAAGACGCTCTGTTGAATTGGCATTACAGAATATGGATGCGCTGGGACTGACAGGCGGTACGATTTATATTGACGGAAAGCTGTGCGCCTTTACGATTGGCGAGCGCCTGCATCCGCAGATGCAGCTGATTCATATTGAAAAAGGGGATACAGAGTATGACGGTATCTTCCCGATTATCAATCAGCAGTATGTTTTGCATGAATGTGAGGATGTGGAACTGATTAACAGAGAAGAGGACATGGGTATTGAGGGGATGCGTAAGGCAAAACGTTCCTATAACCCCGTAAAAATGATTGAAAAATATCTTATCAGCACCAGAGATTTGCGTGAAGAAAAGGGTATCTGGGGCAAAGAGGAAGCATAA
- a CDS encoding GNAT family N-acetyltransferase, giving the protein MTAVRIAKAEDKKAFYDLWKICFGDSDAFCDWFFRNRFAPDYSVVLETEGKIVSCMQAFPYTLWIRGREIPGAMLCGVSTHPDYRKKGYMGLIFTYEMKLLREKGCLVAPHTPAVLQSYFPFGHFPVADAAYLTCDGMCATKGNVMLTPVTELDSLFPLYTAAAKKYSGMVLRTKEDFLRKAADYAADGGECAAYIRNNEIKGYAFYYKTETELTCVEAVADEKCYPMLMEGLCKEADGLIFSAKLPPEMEIPFAKTERKQKGVMGLCNASALLQALQLELPYAFRLTDAVIPENNGVFNFRGKPSAEAPVFEISAGHLLQVLVGYHSFAEIRNELKIFDEEKYKELDAFLPKQKCYIIDEY; this is encoded by the coding sequence ATGACAGCTGTCAGAATTGCGAAAGCGGAAGATAAAAAAGCGTTTTATGATCTTTGGAAAATCTGCTTTGGTGACAGCGATGCCTTTTGCGATTGGTTTTTCAGAAACCGCTTTGCGCCTGATTATTCTGTTGTTCTGGAAACGGAGGGCAAAATTGTCAGCTGTATGCAGGCGTTTCCGTATACGCTTTGGATACGCGGAAGGGAAATTCCGGGAGCTATGCTCTGTGGTGTTTCTACCCATCCGGATTATAGAAAAAAGGGCTACATGGGGCTGATTTTCACCTATGAAATGAAGCTTCTGCGCGAAAAGGGCTGTTTGGTTGCACCACACACACCTGCGGTTTTGCAGAGCTATTTTCCCTTCGGGCATTTTCCTGTTGCGGATGCAGCGTATCTGACCTGCGACGGTATGTGTGCAACAAAAGGAAATGTAATGCTTACTCCTGTTACAGAATTGGATTCGTTATTTCCACTTTATACAGCAGCTGCTAAAAAATACAGCGGTATGGTTTTGCGCACCAAAGAGGATTTCCTGCGTAAAGCGGCAGATTATGCTGCGGACGGGGGGGAATGTGCTGCATATATTAGAAATAATGAGATAAAAGGCTATGCTTTTTATTATAAGACAGAAACGGAGCTAACCTGCGTGGAAGCGGTTGCTGATGAGAAATGCTATCCCATGTTAATGGAAGGGCTGTGTAAGGAAGCAGATGGTCTGATATTTTCTGCAAAGCTGCCGCCTGAGATGGAGATTCCCTTTGCAAAAACCGAGAGAAAACAGAAGGGCGTGATGGGACTTTGCAATGCGTCTGCACTGCTGCAGGCGTTGCAGCTTGAACTGCCGTATGCGTTCCGCCTGACGGATGCTGTCATTCCTGAAAATAACGGTGTATTTAATTTTCGGGGAAAGCCTTCCGCAGAAGCTCCTGTTTTTGAAATTTCCGCAGGGCATCTGTTACAGGTTCTGGTGGGATATCATTCCTTTGCTGAAATAAGAAATGAATTGAAAATTTTCGATGAAGAAAAATACAAGGAATTGGATGCTTTTCTTCCGAAACAAAAGTGTTATATTATAGATGAATATTAA
- the mutY gene encoding A/G-specific adenine glycosylase encodes MKDLKEIVEPLIQWFRENKRDLPWRQTKDPYAVWVSEIMLQQTRVEAVKPYYIRFLQTLPTVKDLANADEEVILKLWEGLGYYSRVRNMQKAAMQIMEDFGGVFPANQKDLLSLKGIGSYTAGAVGSIAFGLPIPAVDGNVLRVMSRITADASDISLQITKKKWESRLAEIMPQECAGDLNQALMELGATVCLPNGAPKCGVCPVRASCMAYCKNQTAVYPVKAEKKPRTLEYLNVFFCVDGEKIAIGKRPKNGLLSGLWELPNGQRDIAPPVMLQEMGILEAELLPMKGQKHIFTHVEWHMDCYFVRVTKKTESDLLWLTREEAEAQYALPSAFKKIWAEGLKQMK; translated from the coding sequence ATGAAGGATTTGAAAGAAATTGTTGAGCCGCTGATTCAGTGGTTTCGGGAAAATAAAAGAGATTTGCCATGGCGACAAACAAAAGACCCATACGCTGTATGGGTTTCGGAAATTATGCTCCAGCAGACGAGAGTTGAGGCGGTCAAGCCGTATTATATACGCTTTTTGCAGACCCTGCCGACTGTAAAGGATTTAGCGAATGCGGATGAGGAAGTGATTCTCAAGCTTTGGGAAGGTCTGGGGTATTACAGCCGTGTCCGCAATATGCAGAAGGCGGCGATGCAGATTATGGAAGATTTCGGCGGTGTGTTTCCTGCAAATCAAAAGGATTTGCTTTCGCTCAAGGGCATTGGGTCTTATACGGCAGGAGCAGTCGGCTCGATTGCGTTTGGTCTGCCGATTCCTGCGGTAGATGGAAATGTTCTGCGTGTAATGTCCCGCATTACAGCGGATGCATCGGATATTTCCTTACAAATAACAAAAAAGAAATGGGAAAGCCGTCTTGCAGAAATCATGCCGCAGGAGTGTGCCGGGGATTTGAATCAGGCATTGATGGAGCTTGGCGCGACGGTTTGTCTGCCGAACGGCGCGCCGAAGTGCGGCGTATGTCCTGTTCGGGCGAGCTGCATGGCATATTGCAAAAATCAGACAGCAGTGTATCCTGTAAAGGCGGAGAAAAAGCCGCGCACATTAGAATATTTGAACGTATTTTTCTGCGTAGACGGGGAGAAAATTGCGATTGGCAAACGCCCGAAAAATGGCTTGCTTTCGGGACTTTGGGAGCTGCCGAACGGACAGAGAGATATCGCACCGCCTGTTATGTTGCAGGAAATGGGCATTTTAGAGGCTGAGCTGCTTCCTATGAAGGGGCAAAAGCATATTTTTACGCATGTGGAATGGCACATGGACTGCTATTTCGTAAGGGTAACAAAAAAAACAGAATCCGATTTACTTTGGCTGACAAGAGAAGAAGCTGAAGCACAGTATGCACTGCCTTCTGCCTTCAAAAAAATATGGGCGGAAGGGTTGAAACAGATGAAATAG
- a CDS encoding formate/nitrite transporter family protein: MERVRQFFSAILAGMLIGMGGTVFLSQSNPVVGSFLFAIGLFTIVVFQLHLFTGKVGYTPFNKPVYLIELVVTWLGNLVGTWITATMVQNSRIYEGMAERVAGMAEVKLSDDFTSIFLLAVFCGMLMFIAVDCFRNVQGSTLRFIGVFVPVMVFILSGFEHVIANMFYFSLSGTWSAHCFAAILVMTLGNAVGGMLIPIYLKVFKQR; this comes from the coding sequence ATGGAAAGAGTAAGGCAATTTTTTTCTGCAATCCTGGCAGGTATGCTGATTGGCATGGGGGGAACCGTGTTCCTTTCGCAGTCAAATCCGGTAGTCGGCAGCTTTTTATTCGCCATCGGTTTATTTACCATTGTGGTGTTTCAGCTGCATCTGTTTACCGGGAAGGTTGGCTACACGCCCTTCAACAAGCCTGTGTATCTCATTGAGCTGGTGGTCACTTGGTTGGGGAACCTTGTTGGCACATGGATTACAGCAACAATGGTACAAAACAGCCGTATTTATGAGGGAATGGCTGAACGGGTTGCGGGCATGGCTGAAGTGAAGTTGTCGGATGATTTCACAAGTATTTTTCTGCTTGCGGTCTTCTGTGGCATGCTGATGTTTATTGCGGTGGATTGCTTTCGCAATGTGCAGGGCTCAACCCTGCGGTTTATTGGTGTTTTCGTTCCCGTTATGGTATTTATCCTGAGCGGCTTCGAGCACGTTATCGCGAATATGTTCTATTTCAGCTTATCCGGAACATGGAGCGCACATTGCTTTGCTGCCATTCTGGTGATGACATTGGGGAATGCCGTCGGCGGAATGCTGATTCCGATTTATTTAAAGGTATTTAAACAAAGATGA
- a CDS encoding D-serine ammonia-lyase, producing the protein MNQELLEKCKNADLLKEVAKGKEVVWINENLEKTEDAMAKINITMADIDDAEARLARFAPFLMKKFPETIPTNGLIESPLTYIPNMQKKLEEHYDTKIPGKMFLKQDSHLAISGSVKARGGIYEVLKHAEDLALEHGMLKKDDDYSVFASDEFKEFFSKFKIQVGSTGNLGMSIGIMSAALGFHVIVHMSADAKQWKKDLLRQRGAEVVEYADDYSKAVEVGRKNSDADPNSYFVDDENSVTLFLGYAVAAKRIVKQFAEKNIIVDAEHPLFVYIPCGVGGAPGGVAFGFKKLFGDNVHVFFTEPTQAPCMLVGMASGLQNKVCVKDFGLSGLTHADGLAVGRPSGFVGGVMEHLLSGEMSLEDYHIYDLMRDLVATEDIFIEPSACASFWGPIMLKDEKVQAYIKKMGLEDKMANATHIPWATGGSLVPQDIREEYMHTHLK; encoded by the coding sequence ATGAATCAAGAACTTTTAGAAAAATGCAAAAATGCTGATCTGCTGAAGGAAGTTGCAAAAGGCAAGGAAGTTGTATGGATTAACGAAAATCTGGAAAAAACTGAGGATGCAATGGCAAAAATCAATATCACAATGGCGGATATTGATGATGCAGAGGCAAGACTGGCGCGTTTTGCACCTTTCTTAATGAAGAAATTTCCTGAAACTATCCCCACAAATGGGTTGATTGAATCTCCTCTGACCTATATTCCCAATATGCAGAAAAAGCTGGAGGAGCATTATGACACAAAAATCCCCGGCAAAATGTTCTTAAAGCAGGACAGCCATCTGGCAATCTCCGGCTCCGTAAAGGCTCGCGGCGGTATCTATGAGGTGCTGAAGCATGCAGAGGATTTGGCTCTGGAACATGGTATGCTCAAGAAGGATGATGACTATAGCGTATTCGCTTCTGATGAATTCAAAGAATTTTTCAGCAAATTCAAAATTCAGGTTGGCTCCACAGGCAATCTGGGTATGTCTATCGGAATCATGAGTGCGGCTCTGGGCTTCCATGTAATCGTACATATGTCCGCAGATGCAAAGCAGTGGAAGAAAGACCTGCTTCGCCAGAGAGGTGCAGAGGTTGTGGAATATGCGGATGACTACAGCAAGGCAGTTGAGGTTGGGCGTAAAAATTCCGATGCCGATCCCAATAGCTACTTCGTTGATGATGAAAACTCCGTAACGCTGTTCCTTGGCTATGCGGTAGCGGCAAAGCGTATCGTAAAGCAGTTTGCAGAAAAGAATATCATTGTGGATGCAGAGCATCCTCTGTTCGTTTATATTCCCTGCGGCGTTGGCGGCGCACCCGGCGGTGTTGCTTTCGGCTTTAAAAAGCTTTTCGGAGATAATGTGCATGTATTCTTTACCGAACCTACACAGGCACCCTGCATGTTAGTCGGCATGGCATCCGGTCTGCAAAACAAAGTCTGCGTAAAAGATTTCGGTCTTTCCGGTCTGACCCATGCAGACGGTCTGGCGGTTGGTCGTCCTTCCGGCTTTGTCGGCGGCGTGATGGAGCATCTGCTTTCCGGCGAAATGTCTCTGGAGGACTATCATATTTATGACCTGATGCGTGATCTGGTGGCAACAGAGGATATCTTTATTGAACCCTCTGCTTGTGCATCCTTCTGGGGTCCTATCATGCTGAAGGATGAAAAGGTACAGGCTTATATCAAGAAAATGGGTCTGGAGGATAAGATGGCGAACGCAACACATATCCCTTGGGCAACAGGCGGCAGTCTTGTTCCGCAGGATATCCGCGAAGAATATATGCATACACATTTGAAATAA